The stretch of DNA CCTCGAGTCTGTTGTGGTTTAACGATGTAACTTTGAGGTGAACACAATTAGATATGTTTGGTGGAAATTCACCTACAAGTGTGTTATTATGCTCAACACAAGAAACCTCCTAAAATTGAGGTTATAGCTTCTCAGAGCACTCGTAGGTAGTCCctccgtctcattcatttgtttaccttttcttattcttatcttcgtgaggttttttttttttttttttatatcgaAGCTAAATAAATGAATGGAACTGAGAGAGTATTATTTTGTGAAGGATGTTCAGCTTAATACACGAAACCAGCTAGCATTGAGGGAGAACAATACACAATTAAAGTACATGATTATAACGGACCCGAACAATACTTCACAATTTAATAATTTATTAGTCATGTATACAACAGACTGTCTGAAACTTAATACGGAGTAGCATTTTACATTCAACAATATGGTATATTCGTAGTCTTAATAATTCTATCCTCAGACTTCATTTGACAAATGCTTGTATTCCTGATTAAAATCAGCCTTAGGCGGTCAGGCCCCTTTAACCATCAGCCCTACAAGAAGAAATAATCTTATGTTAGCATAACTTCTAGTCAAATTGAAACTTCACGAATGATTCATTAACTGTAAAGTCATAATATGTCTAATGATATACCTCTTGCAGGAAGATTACGCCTGTTTCTAGCACCAAGAAGGTTGTCTCTTGCTGATTGAAGCCTGCTTCTCGCGTCGACTATTTTCATTCGCTGTTGTGGCAAATGATTTGAGCACGACACTCCTACAGTGATCACAGTAGTAATGCATTCCACTCTTCTTTGAAGCTCACCTTGGACTGCCCTTGGGTCTTCGGCTTCTTCAGTGAGGTTATCTTCTTCAAGCGATGGTTCCACAATTTCCAAGACTTGGTGAGGTAATGCTGCTTCTGCATGCATATGAAGGCTGTAGCCTTCCTTGAACATGTTGTCTGTTGGACTCTTTCCTGTCATTAGCTCGAGTAGCAATATGCCATAGCTGTAAACATCACCCTCAGTAGATGGCTCACTTCCGAGCCCATACTCTGACATGTGAACCCAAGGACAAGGCTTAGACACATAAATGGGTCGTAAATAGATAATAAGTCCAGCAGATTGCTGAGTTTGTGCATCTAAGTCTTTCGATGATAATATAGTTATATGATTTTTGTCAGACTAAATATAAATACGAATAACACGAATACACGATTATTACCTGGAGCAGCATAGCCTATAGTTCCCTTAATTCCAATTGTACTACTTTGATTCGGATGTCGAGGTTGAGTAAGAAACCTTGCTAATCCAAAATCTCCAACATGAGCAACCATGTCATTGTCAAGCAATATGTTGCTTGGTTTCAAGTCGCAATGCACAATTGGAGTTTCACACTCATGGTGGAGATAGATGAGTGCATGGGCCACATCAATCGCTACATCCACCCTTTGTGCAAGGCTCATGTTTCTGTCGACTCCATGTAACCATCTGTCTAGGCTTCCATTGGGCATGAACTCGTATACTAGGGCTCTAAAATCATTTCTCACGAAAGTCAATACTAGAACAAGTCATTATGATGCCTATTAGATTCCGGTGACGGACATTCCTTAACGTGTTGCACTCTGCCATGAAACTCTTAGATGCAAAACGGTGTTGCAAGTTGAGAACTTTCACTGCAACCGTATTTCCATCCAAAATCCCCTTAAACACGGATCCAAATGATCCCATCCCAAGTAGATTCTCTGAAGAAAAACCAGCCGTTGCTTTGAGTAACATGTCGTAAGACACTTTCATGGTTACAATCCCCATCATTGAACCTGATGAAAGAGGTGTCTTTTTCTTTTTGATACATGCCAGATACAGCCCTGATGCTATGGCCACCATCCCAATTAGTGCGCCAACAATTGGGACTATCAATTTAAGGGCATGAGACATTATTCTTTTCGTCTTTCCGGGGCTTTTGATCTTCTCAATGCACTTAGGTAAATGAAGCTGTTTAATTCCTCCACAGAGTCTGTTATTGCCAGCAACAAAGACCGCACTAGCATTTGCAAATACTGAGTTCGTTGGAACCCTTCCCTCAAAGTCGTTATAAGATAAGTTAAGGTAATATAATGTAGGAAATTTAGAAAAGAATGCTGGAATTGGGCCAGATAAATTGTTTCGAGAAAAGTCAATATGTTTGAAGCTAGTCAAAGAAGCAAAAGATGATGGAATATTTCCCTGGAAAGAATTTCCATCCATGAAGAGGTATTGAAGGTCAGAACATTCACCAAGACTATGTGGAATGAAACCCGAAAACTTATTGTTGGCTAGTTCTAAGATTTGTAGGTTGCTTTGTTTACTCATTTCCAAAGGAAGGGTGCCTTCCAAATGATTGTGAGACAAATGTAATTCAATAAATGAAGCAGATCCTTCAAATAGCTCAGTATCCAATGTTCCATTAAGTTCATTGTTTGATAAATGCAGGTACAACAAGCTTTGGCAATTCCCGAGGTTTGGAGGTATACTCCCTTCCAATATGTTGTCATGTAAATAAAGCCAACTCAAGTATGATAAATTGGCCATGGAATTGGGAATTTTACCTTTTAAATTGTTGGAGTGCAGATAAAGTTTTTCCAATTTGTAGAGCTTCCCGAAATCTTGAGGGATAGATCCCGTTAATTTACAGTTGTTCATCTCCAACTCCTCAAGATTGTTGAAATTGGTAATACCTTCTGGAATTTTTCCACCTATTAGAGTATTTCGTATATCGAGTATTTGCAAAGAGGTGGAGAGATTGGCAACATATTTGGGTAATATTCCTGAAAAATGATTCGGTCCCAAAATGAGGATTCGTAATTGGTGCAGTTAACCGTTTATCTATAAAATTTATGTTACCCTCTAGGAAATTCCCTCCAAGAAATAAAAAATTTAGCTTATGAAAATTCCCAAAATAAAAAGGAACATTTCCTATAAAATTATTATAACCGATTGCAATAAGTTCAAGAGCTGTGAGGTTTTGGACTGTGATTGGAATTAATCCTGTAAAGTTGTTTTCCATGAGGCTTAGCCATGTCAGACGAGGAACATTGACGCCAACATCTGCTGGAAGTTCTCCATGTAGTTTGTTGTGAGCAAAATCAAGAATTTGAAGGGAGGAGATATTAAAAAGGGATGTGGGAAGTGTGCCCGAGAGTTGATTTTCTCCAACCCCAAGGAAGGTTAGATTTTGCATCCTACCAATGTTGTTTGGGATAGTTCCTGTAAATGAGTTGTAAGTAGCCGCTATAAATACTAAAGAAGTAAGGTTTTGTATGTTGTCAAAAAGAGCCCCCATAAGATGGTTAGTTTGTACACGAAAGTCTTTTAGCTTCGACAATAATCCTAATCCTGTTGGGAGTTTTCCCTCGAGCTTGTTGTTGGCTAAGAAAAGTACTCTTGAGGTTAACACAACCTGATATGTTTTCTGGAATTTCACCTACAAGTGTGTTGTTATATAGCTGTAGTATGTGAAGTCTTACTAGATGACCTAATTGTCTGGGGATTTCGCCATATAGGCTATTATTGTAAAGGTCAAGGATCTTAAGGAAGCTCAGATTTCCTATGAAAGGAGATATGGTCCCTGCCAATCCTCTAGAACTCAGATCTAATATAGTCACTCTTTTATGTTTACGTCCACAATTAACCCCCTCCCAAGAACAGTGGTGAATAGAATCGTTCCATGAGCTTAAAACCCGGTTGGAAGCATCCAGTAGTTTGCTCTTGATGGCCAGCAACGCAGTGTGGTCGGTCTCGTTGCCTGGGTAGTCAATGCTACGCAGTGAAAAAGTTACTGTAATATTTTGCATAACAAAAACAAAGACGAGAAGAAAGGCCGGTTTGCGACAAAGTAGAGGAATATTACTTGGACTTTCATTTTGGGTCTGGTGGTGGATTGGTTTCATTGTTAGTTGTGTGTAGTTGTCAGCAGTTTTTTTGTGTGAGATGCTCTTGATCTTGTTCACTCTTTGATTTATATAGGCACTTACATCATCATGATTTATTAACTGGTCTCTGTCTCTTAGAGGTCAATGCATGTTTACATCCCAAATGTGCCCCATCTATGTCGTTCTCCTATCGTTAGCCGACCTCTTGATTAAAATCTCTTCAGCTTTGATCATTCAACTTTTCATAAATACTTGTTACATGTTTGAGTCGCGCGCCTGCATGCCTATGTCCCGATCAATtgtgtttgtttgattgtttctttattgtatggggaatcacaaaatctcattgaagaaggcacgtatccgtcactttggactgacggataccatttcctttcacaaatgacccaaatagaggagagaaggaagcacatgggggtgcccccaccttgtcccccctatccgttttgtaaGTGGCATTACCCATAACTTGCtctgacccgtcttcagcaagactaactgagaATCACAATTTAGTTTACGCTTCTAGCTAAAATATAACAATGATAGTGCAATACCATAATCGTATATTCGTATTGTAATATCTAAACTATGCATAATAATACCCAAACTATATATTTATAACTACTATGGACCTTGATTAAATGGTTAGATCCATGTTTATAATATAtttatgtaaaaccgtcttaggAGTATGAGGTTATACTGCCGTGAGCTTGTCTTTAGGATAAGTTATGCTTGCCAGTCATTCTTGTTGTCACTTGACTTGAGGATTTATGGACTACCTTGGGCTTGGGTCAATGCACGTTACATCCCAAGTTGGAATAATCAATCTTAGGTTGGTTCAGAGATAATGACCACTTAatttggttatatatatataataaccACAGGTTTTGCTGTTTTGGAATGGGTTCAATTGCATGCAAGCCAGGGTACTACTAGTATGTGAGTTGTCTAACTCAGAAATAAGAGGTGCTTGTTGGAAAGAAGAGTATGCAGAATAATCTTGATTATTATTGGAATTATTATCTTTTTGTTGTTATGGTTATTATAATTCTTCAATTTTGTAGATATTATCCTAGTGGATATATTAAATCAATATGATATAGATATTACGCACGACATTAATCACGGAAATTAGAAAGCTTTATTAGTTCGACTTATATTACGAGCTTCAAATTGTCAATGATGCCTTTTACTCAATGGAATGGTGTTGCAGTGTTGTATGTATCCTGTGTGTATTGTGAATATATATTCCCTCCTTGTGGCCTAAAATGGTGTTGCAGTGTTGTATCCTGTTAACACATCATGTGACGTCGTCAACTGAAAGGTCGAAATAACATAGGAATTTATTCTCTCCTCCGACTTTGGGTGTATGTTTACGTACTGAATTTCGATATCTACATGTCTGTAGATAATCAGCCCATCACTTATTTCACTGTCTTTAGAGTTTGGATTTGTCATCGTATCTTGCATTTGCGATATCATGCATTTCTTCGACAGTCGTGATGTGAACTCTCGTCTCAGTAATAGAGTCGCTTATCCCACCAACATCAGGACAATCACAATATACTTTTAAATTACACCATCCATTTTAGTCCGAACTTGAGTCGGATTGATTGTTTAaggcaacaatttttttttttttttttttaaataaggtTCATCTGTATTATGGTAATTATTATCAATGGGCAAATGCTGATACTGTGAAGGACTGGTATAGCGTGGTTCGGGCTAAGCTATGCCGATGAAATAATGCTCTGGAAATGGGTGAGGGTATTATAAGCTTTACAGGTGGTGGTAATTCAAGTTTACCGAATGAATTGATGTGTTGCGCAGGGGGCTAGGGGCAAGCATGCAGCGAGCGAGGCTAATAGCATTCTCGAGAGTCCTACTGCCAACGAAATCATCTCCCCAATAAATGCTAGCCTCCTCTGTCAGGGAAATGGAAGGTTAATGTGGATGTAGCTACCCTTAGCGGGATGTGTGGTGGTTTCAGGGTGGTTATACAGACGAGGAAGGATGCGCGGGTTATAATACTACTAACAGTAATTCAGTAGTTTAATCAAGAGTAGTCTCCTGAAATTACAAAATCGAAAGCGGCAGAACTCGGTTAAAAGAATGGCGTTGCAACATGGAGCAATAACTGTGATTTTTAGTctaatttacttttttttttttttttttcgacaatTGGACTGGAGGATACGACATACAAGAGGCCTCTTTCTCTCTAGTTATGAGCTACATAATTACCATTCCTAGAGATATAACAAAGATTAATACAATGAAAACAACCTCCTAATTCAATAATGTCTTCCACAATGGTATTGGAAGCACTTATGGCATTGGAAGCACATCATATTGCTTTTTACACACACAGATTCTCAGAGGCGAGTCTAGGATTTTGATTTCGGTGTAGCAAAATATATACTTAAGGTAAAGTGTATAGATAATTAGTGTGAAATCGCTAAAAATTGGTGTAACAAATCACGAAATTCTAACCGAATTTTTCGCTTTCGGTGTAGCGGCTGCTACACCACAAGTCATAGTGGCCTCGCCCCTTGCAGATTCTTGACACGGGCTATATATTTTCGAAGACATATCTCATCTTTAATCTTTTAGGCTCTACAAGCTTCTATACAAGCCTATACTTAACAAAAATGACTCGACTCAAATAACCTGACCTAAAACCCGAACTAAGGACCCGAGCTTGACCTGACTCGAATGGTATTGTTCAACACAGTTCATTATCCCTAAATAACTTGGTTATAAGTTATAACTAATAACCTACCCGAAATAATCCCAACCTGAAATGACCTGACCCGATCGGAATTATATTAAACCCAAAAATGACACAACCCGAACTAAACCCGACCCATTAACCTGGTTTGCCAGGTGGTAGAAAAGCCCATCATAAATGTTCATTTTTGGAACCAATCTCCAACATATCCAAGCTCGATCacaaacaaagaaagaaagaagaacaCCATGGAAGATTGGAAGATTAACCTCGGAATTGGAATCAAGTGTCACCATATGTAAACAAACCCAACGTTGAAGTTTGAAATTGAAGATTATTGAAGGTGCGTTTTTTTCCctttttatattaattttatttgaaGACTAAAAATtctgcaattttttttttaagttcctGGGGTTTACATTTGCAATTTGAATAATTAGCAATAAAAATGTGGATGTTATTATGCTCAACACAAGAAACCACCTCAAAATTGAGGTTATAGTTTCTCAGAGCACTTGTAGACCTGTAGTACCCCCTCCGTctaattcatttgtttaccttttcttattCTTATCTTTGTGAGGCGTATTTTATCGAAGCTAAATAAATGAacggaatggaggaagtattgtTTTGTGAACACAATACAATTACAGTAAACTGACTGAAACTTAATACGGAGTAGCATTTTACATTCTACGATGGTAGATTCGTAGTCTTAATAATTCTATCCTGAGACTTCATTTGACGAATGCTTGTATTCCTGATTAAAATCAGCCTTAGGCGGTCAAGCCCCTGTAACCATCAGCCCTACAAGAAGAAATAATGTTATGATAGCTGAACTTCTAATCAAATTGAAACTTCACAAATAATTCGTTAACCGTAAACTCATTATATGTCTAATGATATACCTCTTGCAGGAAGATTACGCCTGTTTCTAGCATTCAGAAGGTTGTCTTTTGCTGATTGAAGCCTGCTTCTGGCGTCGACTATTTTCATTCGCTCTTGTGGCAAATGATTGGAACACGACACCCCAACACTGATAACAGTAGTAATGCATTCCAGTCTTCTTTGAAGCTCATCTTGGATTGCCCTTGTGTCATTGGCCTCTTCAGTGAGATTATCTTCTTCGAGTGATGGGTCTACAATTTGTACGACTTGGTCAGGTAATGCTCCTCTTGCATGCAGATGAAGGCTGTAGCCTTCTTTGAACATGTTGTCTGTTGGTCTCTTTCCTGTCATTAGCTCAAGTAGTAATATGCCATAGCTGTAGACATCACCTTCTGTGGATGGCTCACTGCCGACCCCATACTCTGCCATGTGAACCCCATAACAATGCTTAGCCACAAAATTGTTCAGTAGTTATTAAAAATAGACAAAGCCTGAAAACACTCGTTTACTATATGTATAAGTTGGGCAATCTCACTGACTTTACATATTTAGCGAGTAGTAGATATATTGGCAATAGTACTTCATGGTGCTTGTCAGACAAATTATAATTAGGAATCAGGCTATTATTACCTGGAGCAGCAAAGCCTATAGTTCCCTTGATTCCAATTGTACTACTTTGATTCGGGTGTCGAGGTTGAGTGAGAAACCTTGCTAATCCAAAATCCCCAACATGAGCGACCATGTCATTATCGAGCAATATGTTGCTCGGCTTCAAGTCACAATGCACTATTGGAGTTTCACACTCATGGTGGAGATAGCCGAGTGCATGGGCCACATCAATCGCTACATCCACCCTTTGAGCAAGGCTCATACTTCCATATACTCCATGTAACCATCTATCTAGACTTCCATTGGACATGAACTCGTACACTAGTGCTTTAAAATCATTTCTCTGAAAATCAATACTGGAGCAAGCTGTTACAATACCAACAAGATTACGGTGACGGACATTCCTCAATGCGTTACACTCTGCAATGAAGCTCTTAGATGCGCCTAGATGTTGCATGTCTAGAACTTTGACAGCAACAAATTTTCCATCTAAAACGCCCTTAAATACTGATCCAAAAGATCCCGTGCCAAGCAAGTTGTCTGTAGAAAACCCAGATGTGACGTTGAGTAGCATGTGGTAAGACACTTTTGTGAATGTTTTGCCAATCATTGAAGTTGATACATTGGGTTGCCTTTTTTTCCTTCTATAGATCAGATACAAGGCTAATAAGATGGCCAACATCCCAACCAGTGTGCACACAGTTATAATTACCACCTTCTTAAGGGTATTACACGAACGTCTTTTCTTAGCTATCTCATTTTTGACACATTTGGGCAAATGTAACTCCTGTATTCCTCCACAAAGCCTGTTGTTACCAGCAAGAAAGATGCCAGTTGCATTTGCAAAAACTCCTACTGTTGGAACACTTCCTTCAAAATTGTTGTAAgataaatttaaatattttaaaggTAATTTGGACCAGTAGACTGGTATTTGACCCGACAAATTGTTATGAGAAATGTCAATTTCTTCAAGGGATTCCAAAGAAGTGAGTGATGCTGGAATTGAACCACGAAATGAATTTCCGTCCATATATAACGATTGAAGAGAAAGACACTTACTTAGACTATCTGGAAATACTCCTGACAACTTATTGCTAGACACTTCCAAGTCAACTAAATTTATTTGCTTACTGATTTCAAGAGGGAGTGACCCTTCCAACTGATTTTCTGATAaggatataaaaataaatttagcaTCTCCTGCAAAGAGCTCACTTGGTATTTTTCCTGAGAAGTAATTGCCTTGCAGCATCAAGTATTGTAAGCTTTGACAGTTCCCAATGCTTTCAGGTATGCTCCCTTCCAAGATGTTGTTGTATAAATTAAGCTGATTTAGAAGTGATAAATTTCCAATGGAAATGGGAATTGTACCTGTTAGTCTGTTTGAACTTAAATCAAGACCTTGTAGCATCTGCAGCTTCCCGAGATCATGAGGAAGGGATGCTGTCAATTTGTTGTCATTTATATATAAACTCTCAAGATTGATGAGATTGGTAATCCCAGCAGGAAGTGTTCCACTAATCAAATTCTCTCCGATCATCAGCGATGTTAAAGTGGTAGAGAGGTTGGCCATGGATTGGGGTAATATTCCAGAAAAATCATTATCTTTCAATGATAGAAATTGTAATTGGCTACAGTTAACTAAGGTAGTTATAAAGCTAATGTCACCCACCAGGAAGTTTTCTCCAAGATCTAAAAGTTCTAGATTATGAAAATGGCTAAAATCCCGAGGAACGCTTCCTGTAAAACCATTCTGCAACAGTCCAATAAACTCGAGGTTTGTAAGGTTTCTTATGGTGATTGGAATTGTTCCTGAAAAGTTGTTTTCTGCAAGGTTTAGCCATTTCAGGCGAGGAATATTGAAGCCCATATTCGTGGGAAGCTCTCCGTGTAGTTGATTAATTGCCAAATCAAGAGTTTGAATATATGAGAGATTGAAAATGGATGTGGGAAGTTTGCCAGAGAGTTCATTACCTCCAATTTCAAGATTAGTTAGGCTCTGCATTTTACCAATGTTGTATGGGATAGTTCCTGTAAATGAGTTCTGAGCAGCCGATATGCTTACTAAGGATGTAAGATTTTGAATGATGTCAAAAAGAGGGCCAGTAAGATTGTTATTATTCACAATAAATACTGTTAGCATCGTCAATGCCCTTAATCCTGCTGGAAGTTTTCCCTCTAGCTTGTTCCTGCCAAGAGCAATAACCCTGAGATTAACGCAATTAGATATGTTGGGTGGAATTTCACCTACAAGTGTGTTGTTACGTAAGTCTAATACTTGAAGCCTGATTAGATAACTTAATTGTGCGGGGATATTGCCAGATAGACTATTATTGTAAAGCTCAATAACTGTAAGGAAGCTCAGGTTTCCTATGAATGGAGATATGATTCCTGCTAAACCTCTAGAACTCAAATCTAATACAGTCACTCTGTTATGTTTACGCCCACAAGTAACCCCCTCCCAAGAACAATGGTGAATAGAGTCATTCCATGAGCTTACAACCTTGTTAGGATGATCTACTAGCCGATTCTTGATGGCCAATAATGCAGTGTGGTCTGTCTCGTTGCCTGGGTAGTCAATGCTATTCAGTGCTAAAGTCACTGTAATACTTTGAACCATAAGAACAAAGATGATAAGAAAGATTGGTTTGCTACACAGGAAAGGCCCGAAACTTGAATGATCGTCTCGTGTTTTGAGAGAAATTGGTTTcattttgtgtgttgttttgtgtgtagtatggtCTTTACTTTAGTTTCCAATCTCAACACAAATTCATGATTATTGCTTGTGGTGAATTTATTTATGAGTTAAAAGCATTGAATAGAATGCACATTACAGCCCAACAATGTGGAATTTATTGGTTGAAGAAAGATTCTATTTTGCTTTGCTAAAGAGAAATGAGTCAGCGCTCAACAATGTGGAATAGAAATGAATTGTTAAGGTGTGATACTGCTTCTTGCCAGGCATCGTCTGCAGGAGATGACCGTCAACACATTATTCTGAATGACACGAAAAATTGTGGAAGATGGTCAGTAGTGACTCTTAAATATCTAGCATTACCTATTTTGTTTAATATTTACCAGTTTTTTTTACTTTGTCCAGTGACCCTTAAAAGATCGTGTTTGCTGTTTCTCCGGAAGAATAGACATCATCACTGCCGTAATTACTCTGGAAAGAGTGTTTATGTAAAGCACTTGTGTTAATGACTTGATCAACTGTTGACAAGCACCTTGAATTCTTTTGTTTTTCTATTGTTTTTAATGTTCGATACCACACTGGTCCGTCATTCTGTGCACAGTGCAGCAGCGCAGGTTCGGATCTCTGTAagccattttcctttattttgaa from Silene latifolia isolate original U9 population chromosome 10, ASM4854445v1, whole genome shotgun sequence encodes:
- the LOC141605066 gene encoding uncharacterized protein LOC141605066, with product MKPISLKTRDDHSSFGPFLCSKPIFLIIFVLMVQSITVTLALNSIDYPGNETDHTALLAIKNRLVDHPNKVVSSWNDSIHHCSWEGVTCGRKHNRVTVLDLSSRGLAGIISPFIGNLSFLTVIELYNNSLSGNIPAQLSYLIRLQVLDLRNNTLVGEIPPNISNCVNLRVIALGRNKLEGKLPAGLRALTMLTVFIVNNNNLTGPLFDIIQNLTSLVSISAAQNSFTGTIPYNIGKMQSLTNLEIGGNELSGKLPTSIFNLSYIQTLDLAINQLHGELPTNMGFNIPRLKWLNLAENNFSGTIPITIRNLTNLEFIGLLQNGFTGSVPRDFSHFHNLELLDLGENFLVGDISFITTLVNCSQLQFLSLKDNDFSGILPQSMANLSTTLTSLMIGENLISGTLPAGITNLINLESLYINDNKLTASLPHDLGKLQMLQGLDLSSNRLTGTIPISIGNLSLLNQLNLYNNILEGSIPESIGNCQSLQYLMLQGNYFSGKIPSELFAGDAKFIFISLSENQLEGSLPLEISKQINLVDLEVSSNKLSGVFPDSLSKCLSLQSLYMDGNSFRGSIPASLTSLESLEEIDISHNNLSGQIPVYWSKLPLKYLNLSYNNFEGSVPTVGVFANATGIFLAGNNRLCGGIQELHLPKCVKNEIAKKRRSCNTLKKVVIITVCTLVGMLAILLALYLIYRRKKRQPNVSTSMIGKTFTKVSYHMLLNVTSGFSTDNLLGTGSFGSVFKGVLDGKFVAVKVLDMQHLGASKSFIAECNALRNVRHRNLVGIVTACSSIDFQRNDFKALVYEFMSNGSLDRWLHGVYGSMSLAQRVDVAIDVAHALGYLHHECETPIVHCDLKPSNILLDNDMVAHVGDFGLARFLTQPRHPNQSSTIGIKGTIGFAAPEYGLGSQPSTEGDVYSYGILLLELMTGKSPTDNMFKEGYNLHLYAREALPDQVVQIVDPSLEEDNLTEEADDTRAIQDELQRRLECITTVISVGMSCSNHLPQERMKIVDARSRLQSAKDNLLNARNRRRNLPARGIS